The following nucleotide sequence is from Gammaproteobacteria bacterium.
CGATCAGCCCAGTCATTGATGACGCAACCGGCAGCTCGCATGATCACCACGCCAAGAAAAAATATGACAACGTGTTTGGCATTTGGGTGGCCGTCTCCGGCGATCAGCAGCCCCGTCATTGTGGGCCATAGTAGCAATAATGTGCCAATAGGCCGATCAAAGCGCATCAGCTGCCAATATGGGCGAAGCCGTTCTCTCAGTGTTCGGAGGGTATCTTGAACCATCATTTCAGCGGACACTCCGGAAGAATGGTTTCCTGAACGAGGATCCAGTGCCAGTCAACGGCGAACAGACTGAGCCTTGACCACAAGGGTTCACTACACTCCAGCGAGCTGATTAGGGGATGTTCTGGAGGAAGCGACAAGCTCTGCGCATGCACTCTGAGGGCACCAAGTCGATCGAAAAGTACCGGACCCAATGGTTGATCGCCGAGCTTTTGGAGTGGAGACAAAGCTGGGCGGCGCGCCGCTGGCAGGGCCACCGTACGTCCAAATAGCCACGGTCTGGTGTCACCTAGGAACACCTCTCGTTGCCACAATCGCTGATTG
It contains:
- the ubiA gene encoding 4-hydroxybenzoate octaprenyltransferase (catalyzes the conversion of 4-Hydroxybenzoate into 3-octaprenyl-4-hydroxybenzoate, as part of the ubiquinone biosynthesis pathway) produces the protein MVQDTLRTLRERLRPYWQLMRFDRPIGTLLLLWPTMTGLLIAGDGHPNAKHVVIFFLGVVIMRAAGCVINDWADR
- a CDS encoding chorismate lyase, yielding MPTDEQVPTLFKYSGSMTEQLEQKSGRCIKVLQRREFVGRTFRFIANILGQPYNQRLWQREVFLGDTRPWLFGRTVALPAARRPALSPLQKLGDQPLGPVLFDRLGALRVHAQSLSLPPEHPLISSLECSEPLWSRLSLFAVDWHWILVQETILPECPLK